A single region of the Oenococcus kitaharae DSM 17330 genome encodes:
- a CDS encoding flavodoxin translates to MKTRVTLFIAAIAIIATAVIGFDLLRGQNKNSPTTTVNQNVSSNNQGGKVKGKQKTLIVYFSRREAASSIYKDRVLKIGNTKQIAGMIKSKTNGVEYEIVPVKDYPKSFDRTSEVAQQEQNDNARPKIKNPIPDVSQYDTIFIGAPVWWGDYPMVVHTFLDAVDLNGKNVVPFSTHEGSGLANYPEVLRRQYPKARILKGLAIRGSDVAYSRGDVQGRVDRWLTSLGY, encoded by the coding sequence ATGAAAACCCGTGTTACCCTATTTATCGCCGCTATCGCCATTATCGCGACCGCCGTTATCGGATTCGATCTTCTGCGCGGCCAGAACAAAAATTCACCAACCACAACCGTCAATCAAAATGTATCATCTAATAATCAAGGCGGCAAAGTTAAAGGAAAACAGAAAACACTGATCGTTTATTTTTCTAGGCGTGAAGCTGCATCCAGTATTTACAAGGATAGAGTTTTAAAAATCGGAAATACGAAGCAGATCGCCGGTATGATCAAAAGCAAAACCAATGGCGTCGAATATGAAATAGTCCCTGTCAAAGACTATCCAAAGAGCTTTGACAGAACATCGGAGGTTGCCCAGCAGGAACAAAATGACAACGCACGACCGAAAATTAAAAATCCTATCCCTGATGTCAGTCAGTATGACACAATCTTTATCGGTGCACCAGTATGGTGGGGAGATTATCCAATGGTCGTTCATACATTCTTGGACGCAGTGGATTTGAATGGCAAAAATGTCGTTCCCTTCTCGACACACGAGGGGTCCGGCTTAGCTAACTACCCCGAAGTACTACGCAGGCAATATCCCAAAGCCCGTATTTTGAAAGGTTTGGCCATTCGAGGAAGCGATGTTGCATATTCCCGCGGCGACGTCCAAGGCAGAGTTGATCGTTGGCTTACGTCACTTGGATACTAA
- a CDS encoding NAD(P)H-binding protein has protein sequence MKIIILGAAGQISRQLTERLLKETTHDLTLFARNADTRLQDYAASNRVTLISGDLTDQQAVTNAIAKQDLVYLDFDRLPVVSTVISAMDTNHVKRLIIAGALSIYNEVVGEFGRWNKRMMGEISPERREMINKIENSDLDYTYMRMTWLYNQIGNTRYFTMQKGEQFRGAQVTRQAITQYVLDLIADPTRDLRASVGIAEPGTEDYPKPSFY, from the coding sequence ATGAAAATTATTATTCTTGGGGCTGCGGGTCAAATCTCGCGGCAATTAACAGAACGATTGCTAAAAGAAACAACGCACGATTTGACTTTATTTGCACGAAACGCTGATACGCGTTTGCAAGATTACGCAGCTAGCAATCGTGTCACACTTATTTCCGGTGATCTGACCGATCAGCAAGCCGTCACTAATGCAATCGCAAAACAAGATTTGGTTTACTTGGACTTTGATCGTTTGCCAGTAGTCAGCACAGTGATTTCGGCAATGGATACTAACCATGTGAAGCGTCTGATCATTGCTGGTGCTTTGAGTATCTATAACGAAGTTGTTGGTGAATTCGGGCGTTGGAATAAACGCATGATGGGTGAAATCTCGCCTGAACGTCGCGAAATGATCAATAAGATTGAAAATAGCGATTTGGACTATACCTATATGCGCATGACTTGGTTATATAACCAAATTGGCAACACAAGATACTTTACAATGCAAAAGGGAGAACAATTTCGCGGTGCACAGGTCACACGACAGGCGATCACGCAATATGTCTTAGATTTAATCGCCGATCCAACACGGGATCTTCGAGCTTCGGTTGGAATTGCAGAGCCCGGAACCGAGGACTATCCCAAACCAAGTTTTTACTAA
- a CDS encoding MerR family transcriptional regulator yields MNIKEASEITKVSSDTIRYYEKIGLIPPINRTSSGIRDIDERIIGRITFVRQMRSAGMSIENLLLYIHLVDSSEDHIAEQKDLLKQQLSVMEEKRDDLQAAIDHLTWKLDHYEDHMVKAEAELTRLEKKHVQDQAID; encoded by the coding sequence ATGAATATAAAAGAGGCAAGTGAAATAACTAAAGTTAGTTCTGATACAATCCGCTACTACGAAAAAATTGGTTTGATTCCGCCAATTAATCGGACGAGTTCCGGTATTCGCGATATAGATGAGCGAATTATTGGCAGAATAACCTTTGTTCGTCAGATGCGGTCGGCTGGTATGAGTATTGAAAATCTATTGCTCTATATTCATTTAGTAGATTCCAGTGAGGATCATATCGCTGAACAAAAAGATTTGTTAAAACAACAGTTATCAGTCATGGAAGAAAAACGAGATGATCTGCAGGCTGCAATCGATCATTTGACCTGGAAATTGGATCATTATGAAGATCATATGGTCAAAGCTGAAGCGGAATTAACGCGCTTGGAAAAAAAGCATGTTCAAGATCAGGCTATTGATTAA
- the pdxT gene encoding pyridoxal 5'-phosphate synthase glutaminase subunit PdxT: MTVKIGVLALQGAVSEHVKALEKSGAQAVTVKHPEELSDLDGLVLPGGESTTMRRLMDRSGLFKAVKHFAKSKPVFGTCAGLILMAKQIEGRKGPHLALLDIDVKRNAFGSQVDSFQTTLQIKDVAENFDGIFIRAPYIKSVEDNVQVLSTYEEHIVACRQGRFLACAFHPELAGDSRFHDYFVKMVENEKQ, from the coding sequence ATGACAGTCAAAATCGGTGTCCTGGCGCTTCAAGGTGCTGTTAGCGAACACGTGAAAGCATTAGAAAAATCCGGCGCACAAGCAGTCACAGTTAAGCATCCTGAAGAACTTTCTGATTTGGATGGTCTGGTGCTGCCTGGTGGTGAAAGTACAACTATGCGGCGTTTAATGGACCGAAGCGGTTTGTTTAAGGCTGTTAAACACTTCGCCAAAAGCAAACCTGTCTTTGGGACATGTGCCGGATTAATTTTAATGGCCAAACAAATAGAAGGACGCAAAGGCCCTCATTTGGCTTTATTGGATATCGATGTTAAGCGCAATGCATTCGGCAGCCAAGTAGATAGTTTCCAGACAACATTGCAGATCAAGGATGTTGCAGAAAACTTTGACGGTATCTTCATCCGCGCGCCATATATCAAGAGCGTTGAGGATAATGTACAAGTACTATCAACCTATGAGGAACATATAGTGGCCTGCCGGCAAGGCCGATTCTTAGCTTGTGCCTTTCATCCTGAATTAGCTGGTGATAGTCGTTTTCATGATTATTTTGTGAAAATGGTCGAAAACGAAAAGCAATAA
- the pdxS gene encoding pyridoxal 5'-phosphate synthase lyase subunit PdxS, with product MEEKGTQIVKRGMAEMQKGGVIMDVINAEQAKIAEEAGATAVMALERVPSDIRKAGGVARMADPAIVEQVQNAVSIPVMAKARIGHIVEARVLEAMKVDYIDESEVLTPADDVYHIDKKAFTIPFVCGCRDLGEAARRIGEGAAMLRTKGEPGTGNIVEAVRHMRLVNSQVRKLVGMSSDEVMVYAKELGAPYEVLMEIKKAGRLPVVNFAAGGVATPSDAALMMELGADGVFVGSGIFKSENPAKFAKAIVEATTYYKDYARIAELSKGLGNPMKGIDMSVLTPAEHMQERGI from the coding sequence TTGGAAGAAAAAGGAACACAAATCGTTAAAAGAGGCATGGCTGAAATGCAAAAAGGCGGCGTCATCATGGACGTCATCAATGCAGAACAAGCTAAGATCGCCGAAGAGGCTGGTGCAACAGCTGTTATGGCATTGGAACGCGTCCCATCAGACATTCGAAAAGCTGGGGGCGTTGCAAGAATGGCTGATCCGGCTATCGTTGAACAAGTACAAAATGCTGTCTCGATACCAGTCATGGCTAAAGCGCGAATCGGGCATATTGTCGAAGCTAGGGTTCTAGAGGCTATGAAAGTTGACTATATCGACGAAAGTGAGGTTTTGACACCCGCCGATGATGTCTATCATATTGATAAGAAGGCCTTTACGATTCCCTTTGTTTGTGGCTGCCGTGATTTAGGCGAAGCTGCCAGAAGAATCGGTGAAGGCGCTGCAATGCTTCGTACCAAAGGAGAACCAGGTACTGGTAATATCGTAGAAGCTGTCCGCCATATGCGTTTGGTCAACAGCCAGGTTCGCAAATTGGTCGGCATGTCATCAGATGAAGTGATGGTTTATGCAAAAGAATTAGGCGCACCTTATGAAGTTTTGATGGAAATTAAAAAAGCCGGCCGCCTGCCAGTTGTTAACTTTGCTGCCGGCGGTGTGGCGACACCATCGGATGCTGCTTTGATGATGGAGTTGGGTGCTGATGGCGTGTTCGTTGGATCGGGCATTTTCAAATCTGAAAATCCAGCAAAGTTCGCTAAAGCAATCGTTGAGGCCACGACTTATTATAAAGATTATGCTCGTATTGCTGAACTCTCTAAGGGACTGGGCAACCCGATGAAGGGCATCGATATGAGTGTTCTGACACCGGCTGAACACATGCAGGAACGTGGGATTTAA
- a CDS encoding AAA family ATPase: protein MLLKEIIFRTSAKKENTYPFNLPWFLQTDKIRFSTPVTILVGDNGSGKSSLMEAIALSNQAIAMTGQPLLHNPEYAAIEKLEPYLSLHWQQQNKRGFFFRADDFISFIRETQQRKYDAQQELSQIQDPHSLARIPYLHTLYDLARLYPIDLDKVSHAEAFLEIFKTRFRPNALYLLDEPEAPLTSENQLSLIYLIHEAVLQGAQFIIATHSPIIMAYPKTDIMQLSDTGLKKISYDQIPQVSFLRNFLDSPERYFSKLFSDSDDL, encoded by the coding sequence ATGTTGCTAAAAGAAATTATTTTCAGGACAAGTGCCAAGAAGGAAAATACCTACCCTTTTAATCTGCCCTGGTTTTTGCAAACGGACAAAATACGTTTCTCGACTCCCGTGACAATTCTCGTGGGCGACAATGGATCCGGCAAATCTTCGCTCATGGAGGCCATTGCCTTATCGAATCAAGCGATAGCAATGACTGGACAACCACTACTGCATAACCCTGAATATGCCGCAATCGAAAAACTCGAACCATACCTCAGCTTACACTGGCAGCAACAGAATAAGCGTGGTTTCTTTTTTCGAGCCGACGATTTTATTTCTTTTATCAGGGAGACGCAGCAAAGAAAATATGATGCACAGCAGGAACTAAGCCAGATTCAAGATCCGCATAGCTTGGCTCGAATCCCCTATCTGCATACATTATACGATCTGGCACGCTTGTATCCGATTGATTTGGATAAGGTATCGCATGCTGAGGCGTTTCTGGAAATTTTTAAGACACGTTTCAGGCCTAATGCTCTCTACCTATTAGATGAGCCCGAAGCGCCACTCACATCTGAAAACCAGCTGTCACTTATTTATCTCATTCACGAAGCTGTCCTGCAAGGAGCTCAATTCATCATTGCGACCCATTCGCCGATTATCATGGCCTACCCAAAAACGGACATCATGCAGCTATCGGATACCGGACTGAAAAAAATCAGTTACGACCAAATTCCGCAAGTATCTTTTTTACGCAATTTCTTGGATTCGCCGGAAAGGTATTTCTCAAAACTTTTTTCTGACTCAGATGATTTGTGA
- a CDS encoding MATE family efflux transporter — MHSLTEGKPLKLIIFFTIPLLLGNLFQQLYTLTDTVIVGRTLGVNALAAVSLATTLNWLLVGFAQGFTAGTAIITAKRFGAGDLRGVRQSMVTTIICTAALTAIMTFIAVVFNKEILQLMQTPQAVMEQANIFLTILLGFMFTTMSYNLAANAMRAVGNSRAPLIFLIVAVFFNIVLELLFVVVFSWGVAGAAFATVIAQLISGAISFVYIYRVLPVLQVHRQDWHTSWSDIKEHLHSGLPMAFQNSIIAIGAVILQTALNTLGTDSVASSGAASRIDQLATLPMMSVGITMATFTAQNLGAKKYSRILEGVKQALFVSGSWAVLMSILEINFGHYLIQFILGAGSQQNNVLALSRTYFLVNGGPYILLATLFLIRYTLQGLGNASVPTVAGIFELSMRAFAGLVLVGLFGYTGAVLGSPLAWAGSLLALTPAWFSARRKLTKLKDGQEVDIHLEGR; from the coding sequence ATGCATAGCCTGACTGAAGGAAAACCTCTTAAATTAATAATTTTCTTTACGATTCCGCTGCTTTTAGGGAATCTCTTCCAGCAGTTATATACGCTGACAGATACGGTTATTGTCGGGCGCACGCTGGGTGTTAATGCCTTGGCTGCAGTCTCCTTAGCTACAACTCTCAATTGGCTGTTGGTAGGTTTTGCACAAGGTTTTACTGCGGGTACTGCAATTATCACAGCTAAACGTTTCGGTGCAGGAGATTTAAGAGGCGTTCGCCAGTCTATGGTAACGACAATTATCTGTACAGCCGCACTGACTGCTATTATGACCTTTATTGCTGTTGTATTTAATAAGGAAATTCTTCAATTAATGCAAACACCACAAGCTGTCATGGAACAGGCAAATATTTTCCTTACTATCTTGTTAGGATTTATGTTCACAACCATGAGTTATAATCTCGCGGCCAACGCTATGCGTGCGGTTGGCAATTCGCGTGCGCCGCTGATTTTTCTCATTGTGGCCGTCTTTTTCAATATTGTTCTCGAATTACTCTTTGTTGTTGTTTTTTCCTGGGGAGTTGCCGGTGCGGCTTTTGCTACTGTGATTGCACAACTTATTTCCGGCGCCATCAGTTTTGTCTATATCTATCGGGTTCTGCCCGTTTTGCAAGTTCATCGTCAGGATTGGCATACAAGCTGGTCAGATATCAAAGAGCATCTTCACTCCGGGTTGCCGATGGCTTTTCAGAATTCAATTATCGCGATTGGTGCTGTTATCCTGCAAACAGCTTTGAATACCTTAGGCACTGATTCTGTTGCGTCTTCAGGCGCGGCTTCACGAATTGACCAACTGGCAACTTTACCAATGATGAGTGTGGGGATCACAATGGCCACTTTTACAGCTCAGAATCTTGGCGCAAAAAAATACTCACGAATTTTGGAGGGAGTTAAACAGGCCCTGTTTGTTAGCGGCAGCTGGGCGGTCTTAATGTCGATTTTGGAAATTAATTTCGGCCATTATCTGATTCAGTTTATTTTGGGCGCTGGAAGTCAGCAGAACAATGTATTGGCACTTTCACGTACCTATTTTCTGGTTAACGGAGGGCCCTATATCTTGCTGGCCACTCTATTCCTGATACGGTATACCTTACAAGGCCTGGGTAATGCATCGGTACCCACGGTAGCCGGTATCTTTGAATTATCTATGAGAGCTTTCGCCGGCCTCGTTCTTGTTGGCTTGTTTGGTTATACCGGTGCAGTTCTTGGATCACCTTTAGCTTGGGCAGGATCTTTGCTAGCTTTGACGCCAGCTTGGTTTTCGGCACGACGAAAATTGACTAAATTAAAAGATGGTCAGGAAGTCGATATACATCTGGAAGGCCGCTAA
- a CDS encoding CtsR family transcriptional regulator: MAEANISDLIEQYLKEILSQDDFAEIKRSEIASRFAVVPSQINYVINTRFTLQNGYVVESKRGGGGYIRIEHVDLVDDTKIFDELIDYIGDSIGENNAGQIITALLNDKVVSEREANLMAAAIDKNSLRISDKVSENTVRARVLVGMVNRLRFESTNTHG; encoded by the coding sequence ATGGCAGAAGCGAATATATCAGATTTAATTGAACAATACTTAAAGGAAATCCTCAGTCAGGATGATTTTGCTGAAATTAAACGCAGCGAAATCGCCAGTCGTTTTGCTGTTGTGCCAAGCCAGATTAATTACGTGATTAATACACGATTTACACTGCAAAACGGTTATGTTGTCGAATCCAAGCGAGGCGGCGGCGGATATATTCGTATTGAACATGTTGACTTGGTTGACGATACCAAAATTTTCGATGAACTGATCGATTATATCGGTGATTCGATTGGTGAGAATAATGCTGGACAAATTATTACGGCACTATTGAATGATAAAGTGGTCAGCGAACGTGAGGCAAATCTGATGGCGGCAGCCATTGACAAGAATTCTTTGCGGATTTCTGATAAAGTATCTGAAAACACAGTTAGGGCTCGTGTCCTTGTTGGCATGGTCAATCGACTGAGATTTGAGAGTACAAACACACATGGATAA
- a CDS encoding ATP-dependent Clp protease ATP-binding subunit, with protein sequence MDNQYTTSAKNVLLLAQEQAKYFKHEIVGSEHLLLALALEKDGLASKVLQDYNVTDDDIRNEIEQFTGYGSHENVTAGFLAYSPKAQEILKNAALQAQSLGAKKIATEHLLLALLNDESILSSRILVSLDVRLQDLTKAVFKRIGVDPTQQRAAQVQNQSNQAGTPTLDSMSRDLTAMAQAGQIDPVVGRDQEVHRVIQILSRRTKNNPVLIGEPGVGKTAIAEGLAEKIVSGQVPFDLAHKRLMALDMGALIAGTKYRGEFEDRLKKIINEIHNDGQVILFIDELHTLIGAGGAEGALDASNLLKPALARGELQTIGATTFDEYQKYIESDQALERRFASVTIDEPNEDDSVQILKGLRPRYEEHHHVNISDQSIEAAVKLSSRYITDRFLPDKAIDLMDEAAAKVRIDTVQPEDKKAELEKHLAQLRDQLDDAVSSGDFDKATKIRQDEIKIRKQLALIETDTLINGSKGHGYGLTVTEKDIAEVVGQQTGVPVTQLQKSESDRLLHLEAILHRRVVGQNEAISAVARAIRRARSGIKDPSRPIGTFMFLGPTGVGKTELAKALAEAMFDSEDNMIRVDMSEYQESYSASRLIGSAPGYVGYDEGGQLTERVRNHPYSVVLLDEAEKAHPDIFNLLLQVFDDGYMTDSKGRKVDFRNTIIIMTSNLGATRVRDNKHVGFGAMEPQDNYQAMSSEIRAALKERFRPEFINRIDETIIFHSLNKTELHKIVELMSHGILERVAEQGIAIKMSKTAIDLVAQAGFDPEYGARPIRRAFQNNVEDVVSDALLSGRIKAGDSVTVGAKRGKIDLLIHKQTEKSK encoded by the coding sequence ATGGATAATCAATACACAACTTCAGCAAAAAATGTTTTACTTCTGGCCCAAGAACAGGCGAAGTATTTTAAACATGAAATTGTCGGTTCCGAACATTTGTTATTGGCTTTGGCACTCGAAAAAGATGGCTTGGCCAGCAAAGTTCTTCAAGACTATAACGTTACCGATGATGACATTAGAAATGAAATCGAACAATTTACAGGTTACGGTTCACATGAGAATGTGACAGCCGGCTTTTTGGCTTATTCGCCGAAGGCACAGGAAATCCTGAAGAACGCTGCCTTACAGGCACAAAGCTTGGGTGCAAAAAAAATCGCCACAGAGCATCTGTTGTTGGCTCTGCTAAATGATGAGTCTATTCTTAGTTCGAGGATTTTAGTCAGCCTTGATGTTCGTCTGCAGGATTTGACGAAAGCTGTTTTCAAGCGAATTGGTGTTGATCCAACGCAGCAGCGGGCAGCTCAGGTACAAAATCAGTCTAATCAAGCTGGAACACCGACACTTGATTCAATGTCTCGGGATTTAACCGCGATGGCTCAGGCGGGTCAAATTGATCCAGTCGTCGGACGAGACCAAGAAGTCCATCGGGTGATTCAGATCTTGAGTCGCCGAACGAAAAATAATCCTGTCTTGATTGGTGAACCTGGTGTCGGAAAGACAGCGATTGCCGAAGGATTAGCCGAGAAAATCGTCAGTGGCCAAGTACCTTTTGATTTAGCTCATAAGCGTTTAATGGCATTGGATATGGGCGCTTTGATTGCCGGTACGAAATATCGTGGTGAATTTGAAGATCGTTTAAAGAAAATTATTAACGAAATTCACAACGATGGGCAGGTCATCCTGTTTATTGATGAATTGCACACGTTAATTGGTGCCGGTGGTGCCGAAGGCGCATTGGATGCTTCAAATTTGCTGAAGCCAGCTTTAGCTCGAGGTGAACTGCAGACAATCGGTGCGACGACCTTTGATGAATATCAGAAGTATATTGAATCTGATCAGGCTTTGGAACGGCGTTTTGCCAGTGTAACGATTGATGAACCGAATGAAGATGACTCAGTGCAGATTTTAAAGGGTCTGCGCCCTCGATATGAAGAGCACCACCATGTGAATATTTCTGATCAGTCGATTGAAGCAGCGGTCAAATTAAGTTCACGTTATATCACGGATCGATTCTTGCCGGATAAAGCGATTGATTTGATGGATGAGGCGGCAGCAAAAGTCAGAATCGACACAGTTCAGCCTGAAGACAAAAAAGCCGAATTGGAAAAACATCTGGCACAGTTGCGTGACCAATTGGATGATGCCGTTTCCTCTGGAGATTTCGATAAAGCTACTAAAATCCGCCAGGATGAAATCAAGATTAGAAAACAGTTAGCCTTAATTGAGACAGATACTTTGATCAACGGCAGCAAAGGGCATGGCTATGGCTTGACCGTTACTGAAAAAGATATTGCCGAAGTTGTCGGCCAGCAAACTGGCGTACCGGTAACACAGTTGCAGAAGTCGGAATCTGATCGTTTGCTGCATTTGGAGGCGATTCTGCATCGTCGGGTTGTCGGCCAAAATGAAGCTATTTCTGCTGTGGCACGGGCTATTCGTCGCGCACGGTCTGGTATCAAAGATCCTAGTCGACCAATTGGTACCTTTATGTTCCTTGGGCCGACTGGTGTTGGAAAGACTGAATTGGCTAAAGCACTAGCTGAGGCAATGTTTGATTCGGAAGATAATATGATTCGTGTTGATATGTCTGAATACCAAGAGTCATACTCTGCTTCGCGTTTAATCGGTTCAGCACCCGGCTATGTCGGCTATGACGAAGGCGGACAATTAACTGAGCGCGTTCGCAACCATCCTTACTCAGTTGTTTTGCTAGATGAGGCTGAAAAGGCGCATCCTGATATCTTTAATTTATTGCTTCAAGTATTTGATGATGGCTATATGACGGATTCTAAAGGACGCAAGGTTGATTTTAGAAACACGATCATTATTATGACATCGAACTTAGGTGCAACGCGTGTGCGTGATAACAAGCATGTTGGTTTTGGTGCTATGGAACCGCAGGACAATTATCAGGCGATGTCCAGTGAAATTCGTGCAGCCTTAAAAGAAAGGTTCCGTCCAGAATTTATCAATCGAATTGATGAGACAATTATTTTCCATTCTCTGAACAAGACTGAACTGCATAAAATTGTTGAACTAATGAGTCATGGAATTTTGGAGCGGGTTGCCGAACAAGGCATCGCGATTAAAATGAGTAAAACGGCCATTGACTTAGTCGCGCAAGCTGGATTTGATCCCGAATATGGTGCCCGCCCAATTCGTCGGGCTTTCCAAAATAATGTCGAAGATGTAGTGTCTGACGCATTATTATCCGGCAGGATCAAAGCTGGTGACTCGGTTACTGTAGGTGCCAAAAGAGGGAAAATCGACCTCTTAATCCATAAACAAACCGAAAAAAGTAAATGA
- a CDS encoding NUDIX hydrolase, with translation MADYVKDIRAKVGHMPLVMVGVGGAYIKDGKVLLQERADTGGWGLPGGYMEYGERVEETLKREFKEDAGLEILSYRFLTNFDQEFFTYPNGDQTQVLTPFYLVTAVKNQPAAFDKHETKAIAFFDFDHLPEIHFASHKKILAYLKTLL, from the coding sequence ATGGCTGATTATGTCAAAGATATTCGTGCAAAAGTCGGGCATATGCCGCTCGTTATGGTTGGTGTTGGTGGGGCATATATTAAAGATGGCAAAGTTCTGCTGCAAGAACGTGCCGACACCGGCGGTTGGGGTTTGCCAGGCGGCTATATGGAATATGGCGAACGTGTTGAAGAGACGCTCAAACGGGAATTTAAAGAAGATGCCGGCTTGGAAATTTTGTCCTATCGTTTCCTAACTAATTTTGATCAGGAATTTTTCACTTATCCAAACGGTGATCAGACACAAGTATTGACACCTTTTTATCTCGTAACAGCTGTTAAAAATCAGCCAGCTGCATTTGATAAACATGAAACAAAAGCCATCGCTTTTTTTGATTTTGATCATTTGCCTGAGATCCATTTCGCATCACACAAAAAAATTCTAGCCTATCTGAAGACTTTGTTATAA
- a CDS encoding ABC-F family ATP-binding cassette domain-containing protein — MSLNITKLEKRVDGQQLFTVDKAFIKNRARIGVIGDNGQGKTTLLNIIAGRDKDFSGQLYVSGSLAFVAQINDFDQLSGGQRVRRLIEEALLKRPDLLILDEPTTHLDQENVNWLLGRLKKFSGSVLAVSHDRYFLDQFAQEIWAFQDHQLTVFPSTLQNFLDTRAAQAESQAAAFKESRNKKKKLQKAENRVRGEAQRISNHSVRDPFHAKVAKQMFQVAKNLHRHMDNLNDVSKPFVQKKLKLQHPLHMAAGKNLIKVLNLDIVRDGQTLVSDLTFSIAAGDKVALIGENGSGKTTSVERILQAQPPRVTRADNLKIGYFHQDLSQIRNDRNLLENVLDGSLENGQTARDFLGAFGIRRDKVFQKSGSLSGGEKIKLALIKVLLSDANLLILDEPTNFLDLSAIEALQDFLTDYTGGLLIISHDLTLIQAVSNKILKIEAQRIIKV, encoded by the coding sequence ATGTCTCTAAATATTACAAAATTAGAAAAAAGAGTTGATGGCCAACAGCTATTTACGGTTGACAAAGCGTTTATCAAAAATCGGGCACGTATCGGTGTGATTGGTGATAACGGCCAAGGTAAGACGACGCTCTTAAATATAATTGCTGGCCGAGATAAGGATTTTAGCGGGCAGTTGTACGTTAGCGGTTCTTTGGCCTTTGTTGCTCAAATAAATGATTTTGATCAATTATCAGGCGGTCAGCGTGTCAGACGTTTGATTGAAGAAGCTCTCTTGAAGCGTCCGGATTTATTGATCTTAGATGAACCCACGACACATTTGGATCAGGAAAATGTCAATTGGCTGTTGGGCAGATTAAAAAAGTTTTCCGGCAGCGTACTGGCTGTTTCTCATGACCGATATTTTCTTGACCAGTTTGCTCAAGAAATCTGGGCTTTTCAGGATCATCAGCTAACGGTGTTTCCGTCAACTTTACAAAATTTTTTGGACACACGGGCAGCACAAGCTGAAAGTCAAGCCGCGGCATTCAAGGAAAGCCGTAACAAGAAAAAGAAGCTCCAGAAGGCGGAAAACAGGGTTCGTGGCGAAGCACAAAGGATTAGCAATCATAGTGTACGGGATCCTTTTCATGCTAAAGTCGCCAAACAGATGTTTCAAGTGGCGAAAAATCTGCACCGCCATATGGATAATTTGAATGACGTTTCAAAACCTTTTGTCCAAAAGAAGCTGAAGCTGCAGCACCCGCTTCACATGGCTGCTGGCAAAAACCTTATAAAAGTTTTGAATCTAGACATTGTTCGAGATGGGCAGACGCTGGTTTCCGATCTAACTTTTTCAATCGCCGCTGGTGATAAAGTAGCTTTAATTGGCGAGAATGGTTCTGGCAAGACGACTTCTGTCGAAAGAATTTTACAAGCTCAGCCGCCGCGGGTCACGAGAGCCGATAATCTGAAAATCGGCTACTTTCATCAAGACCTCAGCCAAATACGTAATGATCGCAATCTCTTAGAAAATGTGCTTGATGGTTCTTTGGAAAATGGACAGACAGCGCGAGACTTTTTAGGCGCTTTTGGTATACGCCGAGATAAAGTTTTTCAAAAAAGCGGCAGTTTATCAGGCGGTGAGAAAATCAAATTAGCTTTGATTAAAGTCCTATTATCGGATGCTAATCTGCTGATTTTAGACGAACCGACAAATTTTCTCGACTTATCGGCGATTGAGGCTTTACAAGATTTCTTGACGGATTATACGGGCGGTTTACTGATCATTTCTCATGATTTGACTTTGATTCAGGCAGTTTCAAATAAGATTTTAAAAATCGAGGCACAACGTATAATTAAGGTATGA